The genomic region CCGAACCGATCTCGCGCAGCTCGTCGTATCGCGGATACGGATCATCGATCGAGCCGGCTCCGGTCGCTCGATTGCGGGCGCGCTCCGCGGCGTTGGCACCGACCTCGATGGGTGCGGAGGTAGCTCGATCGCTCTTGTCGGCCTCGGGACGGGTGGACATGGCGGCTCCTCGTTCGCGGAACTTGCGCTGGCTCTCTTGATGTGCTGAAATATCAGCACTGCTAGTGGTATACTAGCATTTAAGTATCAACTCCATTCGTCCGGGGCAATAGGAATCTCTGGAGGAGCCGCATGCCGATCACTCCCTCGCCCGCAGTTCTTCGTGCCTGCGACGTACTCGGGCACCTCACGCGTCACCCCGGGGAGTCGTTCACGGTTTCGGAGTTGGCGCGCGTCGTCGAGGTGCCTCGGGCTACGTGCGACGCAATCCTGCAGGCGCTCGCGTCTGCGCAGTACGTCACTCGGAATCACGGCGATCGCCGCTATCGGCTCGGGCCGGGTGGCATCGCTCTTGGCGACGCGGCACGGACGGCACACCCGGTTCTTCAAGCTGCCAAGATCGAAGCGGAAGAGCTGGCGCGTCAGAGCGAGTCTTGTGTTGCGGTGTGCATCCGCGACGGAGACACGGCGCGCGTCGTCGAGGTGTTCGACTTCGGACCTCTCTTCGCGCTTCGAGCCCGCGTGGGGCAGACCATCCCGCTGGTTCCACCGTTCGGAGCCGTGTTCGTCGCGTGGGCCGATGCCGATGTCGACGCATGGCTGGCGAACGCGCGGCCGGCACTCACGACGGACGAGCAGCGGCGCTATCGTCGTGCGCTCGAAGAGGTACGGCGACGCGGCTACAGCGTTTCGGTCGCGACGCGTCGGCAGACGGAGCTCACGCGGGCAGTGGACACCCTCGCGACATCGCCCGAGTCCGAAGTTGCGCTGCTCGCACGCGACCGGGTGGTGCAAGAGATGATGCACAGCCGCTACCTCGTCGCGGAGCTCGATACGGACCAGGCGGTGCGCGTCGCTCAGGTTTCGGCGCCCGTCTTCGATGGGAGCGGGCACGCGGCGGCGTCGATCCTCGCGCCCGGACCCGACTACGATCTGGCGGGTGCCGAGCTTCGCGAGTTGGTACGGCGCATTGCCGCGGCGGCGGTTCGTGCTACGGGCCGCGCGGGTGGCCGAGATTCGGCGCACGGATCCGCCGCCGGCGAGGACCCGCGGGCGCTCTGAGGCCTACCGGGAGATCGACCCTGCGGGCCATCGTCGCGAGATTCCTCCTCGAAAGATCGTGCGGCGGTGGGCGCGGCTCAGTCGACGGCCAGCCCGTACACGCCGGCCGCGTTGGTGCTCAGGACCTTGCGTCGTTCCTGTGGTGTCAGGTCGGCGAGCTGCTCGCGCGCGTGGTCGAGCGGGCGAGGGTAGAGGCAGGTGGGATGCGGGAAGTCCGTCTCGAACATCACGTTGTCCACGCCGAGGCGCCGGATGGTGGAGGCGACGTCTCGCGTCTCGAACCAGAAGCACCCGTAGATCTGCCGGCGGAAGTACTCGAGTGGCGAGAGCGAGAGCTTGTCGAGCCGGCTCGCGCCGCTCTCCGCCAGGGAGTACTCCAGCGTCTCGAGGATGAACGGAATCCACCCGATGCCGCTCTCGACGGAGACGAACTTCAGCTTCGGGAACCGCTCGAGAAGTCCCGACGTGATCAGATTCGAGATGACCTTGGCGTTGCTGATGAACATCATCCCGGACCCGACCGAGAGCTTTTCCTCGGGCGCCAGTGATGGCCAAGGCGTCTCGCCGTACCAACTCATGGTGCTGTCGCTGGCGCCGATGTGGAAGTTTACCGGCAGTTCCTTGTCGCAGCAGAGTTCCCACAACGGCGTCCAGTAGTCCCCGCTCAGGTCCTGCATGCCGTGAAGCTGTGGGTCCGAGTTGATGTTCACTCCGCGCATACCCATGTTCGCGCAGCGCTCGGCTTCTTGGACGGCGAGGTCGATGTCCCACCACGGGAGGAGGGCCATCGGGAGGAGGCGGTCGCCCGACTCGGCCTGCATCTCCGCCATGGCTTCGTTGTAGATCTTCGTGCTCACCAAGCGGAGATCGGCCTCGACCGGCTCGCGACGGGGTGCGCCCAGGGGGGCGCGGCCTTGGCCCGCGAAGCCGAGAACGTTGGGGTAGATGACGTGAGCCCAGATGCCGTT from Candidatus Binatia bacterium harbors:
- a CDS encoding helix-turn-helix domain-containing protein; the protein is MPITPSPAVLRACDVLGHLTRHPGESFTVSELARVVEVPRATCDAILQALASAQYVTRNHGDRRYRLGPGGIALGDAARTAHPVLQAAKIEAEELARQSESCVAVCIRDGDTARVVEVFDFGPLFALRARVGQTIPLVPPFGAVFVAWADADVDAWLANARPALTTDEQRRYRRALEEVRRRGYSVSVATRRQTELTRAVDTLATSPESEVALLARDRVVQEMMHSRYLVAELDTDQAVRVAQVSAPVFDGSGHAAASILAPGPDYDLAGAELRELVRRIAAAAVRATGRAGGRDSAHGSAAGEDPRAL
- a CDS encoding amidohydrolase family protein is translated as MNAGSEATRCSDIDTLKIVDVDTHISEPLDLWTSRATPKYRDRVPQMKMTDGKRVWTIDGDRSMGVGSAASVVRRDGQKAAGIEFTDWQLDDVHPGCSRTKERLQWMDDNGIWAHVIYPNVLGFAGQGRAPLGAPRREPVEADLRLVSTKIYNEAMAEMQAESGDRLLPMALLPWWDIDLAVQEAERCANMGMRGVNINSDPQLHGMQDLSGDYWTPLWELCCDKELPVNFHIGASDSTMSWYGETPWPSLAPEEKLSVGSGMMFISNAKVISNLITSGLLERFPKLKFVSVESGIGWIPFILETLEYSLAESGASRLDKLSLSPLEYFRRQIYGCFWFETRDVASTIRRLGVDNVMFETDFPHPTCLYPRPLDHAREQLADLTPQERRKVLSTNAAGVYGLAVD